A section of the Corynebacterium tuberculostearicum genome encodes:
- a CDS encoding ComF family protein — MVARRRPLGAPVYALGPYSDIRRRIIIGMKERGNRPVREYVGAVFAAGLAHLSARGDIPREYTLVPAPTRPRSARERGGDPVSAVCHAAAQHQRVGVCAALTMGQSTADQSELNAQDRWANLQGRVRVRVPIAQAPALLADDVITTGATLAASIAALQATGVAVCGALVFADA; from the coding sequence ATGGTGGCGCGACGCCGGCCGCTGGGCGCGCCTGTCTATGCTCTCGGCCCCTATTCCGATATTCGCCGCCGCATCATCATTGGCATGAAGGAGCGTGGCAATCGGCCGGTGCGCGAGTATGTGGGGGCCGTCTTCGCGGCCGGGCTGGCTCATTTGAGCGCCCGCGGCGATATCCCGCGCGAGTACACCCTCGTTCCCGCGCCTACTCGGCCGCGTTCGGCGCGGGAACGCGGCGGAGATCCGGTGTCCGCTGTGTGTCACGCCGCGGCGCAGCACCAGCGCGTGGGCGTGTGCGCGGCGCTTACTATGGGCCAGTCCACCGCGGACCAGTCCGAGCTCAACGCCCAGGATAGGTGGGCCAATCTCCAGGGCCGAGTCCGCGTGCGCGTGCCTATTGCTCAGGCGCCTGCGCTGCTTGCCGACGACGTCATTACCACCGGCGCCACCCTCGCCGCCAGCATCGCCGCCCTGCAGGCCACGGGTGTAGCAGTCTGTGGGGCATTGGTCTTTGCGGATGCCTAG
- the hpf gene encoding ribosome hibernation-promoting factor, HPF/YfiA family encodes MSRPNKAQVTITGRNVEVPEHFQERVNDKLAKIERLDPTLTFFHVELQHEPNPRRDSEAERLQITATGKGHIARAEAKEDSFYAALETALGKMERSLRKVKVRRENVKGGHRAQKGTGEIAAEMVAQAEAERAKEERYVDPYAETVEDVRPGQIVRTKEHPATPMSVDDALSEMELVGHDFFLFVNEENNKPSVVYRRHAYDYGIISLSEDAGA; translated from the coding sequence ATGTCCCGGCCAAACAAAGCTCAGGTAACGATTACGGGCCGCAATGTCGAGGTCCCCGAGCACTTCCAAGAGCGAGTTAATGACAAGCTGGCCAAGATTGAACGCCTTGACCCCACCCTGACCTTCTTCCACGTGGAGCTACAGCACGAACCAAACCCACGCCGTGACTCCGAAGCGGAGCGTCTTCAGATCACCGCTACCGGCAAGGGTCACATTGCCCGCGCTGAAGCCAAGGAAGATTCCTTCTACGCAGCGCTCGAAACCGCCTTGGGCAAGATGGAGCGTTCCCTGCGCAAGGTGAAGGTGCGCCGCGAAAACGTCAAGGGCGGTCACCGTGCACAAAAGGGTACCGGCGAGATTGCCGCTGAGATGGTGGCCCAAGCTGAAGCGGAGCGCGCCAAGGAAGAGCGCTACGTTGACCCCTATGCTGAGACCGTGGAGGACGTTCGCCCCGGCCAGATCGTGCGTACCAAGGAGCACCCGGCTACCCCGATGAGCGTGGATGATGCCTTGAGCGAGATGGAGCTGGTGGGCCACGACTTCTTCCTCTTTGTCAACGAGGAGAACAATAAGCCGTCCGTGGTCTACCGCCGCCACGCCTACGACTACGGCATTATCTCCCTGTCGGAAGACGCTGGAGCTTAA
- the lpqB gene encoding MtrAB system accessory lipoprotein LpqB, producing the protein MLRANYRKTAVVGTAAAVLFVSGCSTLPNNTGPQVVGTYQQQEDGPEEVIAPQPGDDPDLTLRDFYQASAVPGNDHEVARGFLTDNAREAWDASGDVMVVDSLDIVTAPASKQSSRDNERAFTVRGTIIGRLKSGGAYVPENEGYEAVIYMKMQDDRWRVDGLPAGVVMERNEMRNHYTPQSLYFFKQSNDVLVPDRRWLYKGGEQSESTLITLLMEGPSASIAPATRRAAGENVTFAGYDREQGYQFEGLADLDSHDRTLFAAQLVWTLTEAGHPGPFKVKADGGDLVEGMDSLSVDDFADYNPEESSTSLSKLYALNEGNLLEVDDGVAEPVKSTLGSSGDVQSVDVADSGLVAAVRRKSNSDFSLQIGELDGQLQDSVDGPTLARPTFEYNGQAAWTVVDGDRIVRVVRSKTTGRISESEVDARSIDDIEGEISVIRLSHSGARVAMIIDGHVYIAAVAQSSSGDKRIVNAREVGPEVSGSALSLDWNADGSLIVGTSSSQSPVWRIEQDGSSASTMPTGNITAPVVAVATSPTKLFITDSHAMLELPSTVMDETNWREISGLQGRRSSPIVSN; encoded by the coding sequence GTGTTGAGAGCGAACTATCGCAAGACCGCGGTTGTCGGCACCGCAGCGGCCGTGCTTTTCGTCAGCGGTTGTTCCACGCTGCCGAATAACACCGGCCCGCAAGTAGTCGGTACCTACCAACAGCAAGAGGACGGCCCTGAAGAAGTCATTGCACCGCAACCGGGCGATGATCCTGACTTGACGTTGCGCGATTTCTACCAGGCTTCCGCCGTGCCGGGAAACGACCATGAGGTCGCGCGCGGCTTTTTGACGGATAACGCCCGGGAAGCCTGGGACGCCAGCGGTGACGTGATGGTGGTCGATAGCCTGGACATTGTTACCGCGCCCGCTAGTAAGCAAAGCTCGAGGGATAATGAGCGCGCCTTTACGGTGCGCGGCACCATCATCGGCCGCCTGAAATCCGGCGGTGCGTATGTGCCGGAAAATGAGGGCTACGAGGCCGTCATCTACATGAAGATGCAAGACGATAGGTGGCGCGTCGATGGCTTGCCGGCCGGAGTAGTAATGGAGCGCAATGAAATGCGCAATCACTACACCCCGCAATCGCTGTACTTCTTTAAGCAGAGCAACGACGTGCTGGTTCCAGACCGCCGCTGGCTGTACAAGGGCGGTGAACAATCGGAGTCGACGCTCATCACGCTGTTGATGGAGGGGCCTTCAGCCAGCATTGCGCCCGCTACCCGTCGCGCGGCGGGGGAGAATGTCACTTTCGCCGGCTATGACCGCGAACAAGGCTACCAATTCGAGGGCCTTGCTGATTTGGACTCCCATGATCGCACGCTTTTTGCGGCCCAGTTGGTGTGGACGCTCACGGAAGCCGGCCATCCCGGCCCCTTCAAGGTCAAGGCCGATGGTGGTGACCTAGTAGAGGGCATGGATAGCCTGAGCGTGGATGACTTCGCGGACTATAACCCGGAGGAAAGCAGCACCTCACTGTCCAAGCTCTATGCCCTTAATGAGGGCAACCTGCTGGAGGTGGACGATGGCGTGGCCGAGCCGGTCAAGTCCACGCTGGGCAGCAGCGGCGACGTGCAATCCGTAGATGTTGCCGATAGCGGCCTCGTTGCGGCCGTGCGCCGCAAGTCTAATAGTGACTTCTCGTTGCAGATTGGTGAGCTTGACGGCCAGCTACAGGATTCGGTGGATGGCCCCACGTTGGCACGACCGACCTTCGAATACAACGGGCAAGCCGCCTGGACCGTGGTTGATGGCGATCGCATTGTGCGCGTGGTGCGCTCCAAGACCACGGGCCGCATCTCCGAATCCGAGGTGGATGCCCGCAGCATCGACGATATAGAGGGCGAAATCTCCGTTATCCGCTTGTCCCATAGCGGTGCGCGCGTGGCCATGATTATTGATGGCCACGTGTACATCGCGGCCGTTGCCCAATCCAGCAGCGGCGATAAGCGCATCGTCAATGCCCGCGAGGTAGGCCCCGAAGTATCCGGCTCAGCCCTTTCGCTGGATTGGAATGCGGATGGCTCGCTCATCGTAGGTACTTCCTCGAGCCAGTCGCCCGTATGGCGCATCGAGCAGGATGGTTCCTCGGCCTCGACCATGCCTACCGGCAATATCACCGCCCCCGTGGTGGCCGTGGCAACCTCGCCCACCAAGCTCTTCATTACTGATTCGCACGCAATGCTGGAGCTTCCTTCCACCGTCATGGACGAAACCAATTGGCGCGAGATCTCCGGCCTGCAGGGTCGGCGTTCTTCCCCTATCGTTTCTAATTAG